A genomic window from Schistocerca gregaria isolate iqSchGreg1 unplaced genomic scaffold, iqSchGreg1.2 ptg000818l, whole genome shotgun sequence includes:
- the LOC126322602 gene encoding rac guanine nucleotide exchange factor JJ-like isoform X1 — translation MFAPSGQPVTYQAANPSWPGNSGVSSFLDGCPSQASDPASFCQPAAASYVSNEPTFNSADAYRPVSFIEDTRRPVSPVTVYPRQLSNTSYTKNPDQDRRYPYSTATFRSSRNLDLNGHQYPPRYEDVGSQLGGQNSFRWMDSGRVTSNVPLQRTFSSPPVAVQNQNRPFNFYQSRTDRTQDGASGSTGDASLCPGPSYANLNPAARIPDHLKSEPARAALSHEDGISKQEDPQRRKSPETLRVSQQPSSSSTKSTASQDQSQGKKSAEERDSKPRDVYREVNNAQHNLFMQQMKLEETSQESSRSNRALNQERHASVSGKLSIPQLPDVNNHNIFMRQMEIEKASQSSKSSRAPNRESRSSVAEKSIVSPLSVVNNDELIESWRNDFEIQGNLLKDEKAIEMRQDRLEDRTKLGTPQAKQPLTKEEKTIRFSEQQKRLHGSFYSALIDTAKVVTSNILRITNLVSQFSSQLAVTNSDERMFFNDLLAHLDKTQHTLKTVIQRNVLNINEQVHASISTNINNLTECVRLFISISHKLVTNSDSLDRDLPLYRKPEFIIVMKRATAVHVQTKHLINQLEEIKLFGQGTTDGARVLSVLKSETEAPRVPRETPCTPVRTEEPSKVPSLPPRPVDRALPVPPAPDVGKVDLSRYNSEKIEYLQRVIRRHLVAQIELKKKEIAEDKLNHFLCVSKEIYDTEVSYMESIEIVYRYFYIPYRAQLELRNPVLTYDEINTIFSKLDPIYTLSKKLVSEFRTCLEQWPKKTFSEVFIKYADDMLVYSDYIINFDSVTELLSRLHQDPRYVELENKCIEVSQQLLNLLALLVMPVQRIPRYVLLLKQLISYADAVYFDYNALVEALERVNELCATINEQKRKFDNNKRLQAVYAQMGPSQQRVSQLLSDNASIYITEEFLQLERGEKIWTKCFLFNNMLVVARASKNGAPPPYIYIEHFMLKNVGVISKKKHRRSIYIWDKTGTNPDCDATLHFESERICALWLKEMLETIETLLLQDMLDEGIHIEIKGEMLKQSLVIISATYGDLGREEYCIDVTLALQNLVKQEGGRSLTLPATSKAKLAGFTDPCKGKKKSLLIVYTTGSMLHTKTFRDDVAISIVVPDEGDRT, via the coding sequence ATGTTTGCGCCGTCTGGTCAGCCCGTGACGTACCAAGCTGCCAACCCGTCCTGGCCTGGCAATAGCGGTGTTTCGTCGTTTCTCGACGGGTGTCCCTCGCAAGCGTCGGATCCTGCTAGTTTTTGCCAACCGGCTGCAGCGTCTTATGTCTCGAACGAACCGACCTTCAATTCTGCCGACGCCTATAGACCTGTTTCTTTCATTGAGGATACGCGTCGACCTGTGTCGCCCGTGACCGTTTATCCACGCCAGCTCAGTAATACCTCATACACAAAAAATCCTGATCAAGATAGGCGCTATCCGTATTCGACAGCTACGTTTCGGTCCTCGAGAAACTTGGATTTAAATGGTCATCAGTATCCGCCGCGGTATGAAGATGTAGGTTCCCAACTCGGGGGCCAGAATTCGTTTAGATGGATGGATTCTGGTCGCGTGACGAGTAACGTACCTCTCCAGCGCACCTTTTCTAGCCCCCCTGTCGCAGTTCAGAACCAGAACCGACCTTTCAACTTCTACCAAAGCCGCACCGATCGGACGCAAGATGGTGCATCGGGCAGCACAGGTGATGCGAGCCTCTGCCCCGGACCAAGCTATGCGAACCTGAATCCCGCTGCTCGAATTCCGGACCATTTGAAATCAGAGCCGGCTCGAGCTGCACTTTCGCACGAAGATGGTATCTCGAAGCAGGAGGACCCTCAACGCCGAAAGTCACCGGAAACGCTTCGCGTTAGTCAGCAACCCTCCTCATCGTCGACGAAGTCGACTGCTTCACAGGACCAGTCGCAGGGTAAAAAAAGCGCGGAAGAAAGAGATTCGAAACCTCGAGACGTATATCGTGAGGTGAACAACGCGCAACACAATCTATTCATGCAGCAAATGAAACTGGAAGAAACGTCGCAAGAAAGTTCGAGAAGTAACCGAGCGCTGAACCAAGAACGCCACGCATCTGTCTCCGGAAAGTTGAGCATTCCGCAATTGCCTGACGTCAACAATCACAACATATTTATGCGCCAGATGGAGATAGAAAAAGCGTCACAAAGTTCGAAAAGCAGCCGAGCACCAAACCGAGAATCTCGTTCATCTGTCGCCGAGAAATCAATTGTTTCGCCACTGTCTGTTGTCAACAACGACGAATTGATCGAAAGTTGGAGAAATGACTTCGAGATTCAGGGCAATCTGCTTAAAGACGAGAAGGCTATAGAGATGAGACAAGACCGGTTAGAGGATCGAACAAAGTTGGGAACTCCTCAGGCGAAACAGCCTCTCACCAAAGAAGAAAAGACCATCAGGTTTTCAGAACAGCAAAAGCGGCTGCATGGCAGTTTTTACTCGGCACTTATCGACACGGCCAAAGTCGTCACTTCTAACATATTGCGAATAACCAATTTAGTGTCTCAGTTTAGCAGCCAGCTGGCCGTAACTAATTCTGACGAAAGGATGTTCTTCAACGACCTTCTGGCGCACTTGGACAAAACACAGCACACGCTCAAAACAGTAATCCAAAGGAACGTTTTGAACATTAATGAGCAAGTTCACGCCTCTATTTCTACAAACATCAATAACCTAACCGAGTGCGTGAGGTTGTTCATATCCATTTCGCACAAATTGGTAACGAACAGCGACTCCTTGGATCGCGACTTGCCGCTGTACCGAAAGCCAGAGTTTATCATAGTGATGAAGAGGGCGACGGCCGTCCATGTACAGACGAAGCATCTGATCAACCAGCTGGAGGAAATCAAACTCTTCGGACAGGGCACCACCGATGGCGCGAGAGTTCTGTCTGTCCTCAAATCTGAAACGGAAGCGCCCAGGGTACCTCGAGAAACGCCGTGTACTCCAGTGCGGACAGAAGAGCCGTCCAAGGTGCCTTCTTTGCCGCCTAGACCGGTCGACCGGGCGCTTCCCGTGCCGCCTGCACCGGATGTCGGGAAGGTCGACCTGAGTCGCTACAACTCGGAGAAAATCGAGTATTTACAACGAGTTATACGCAGGCATTTGGTTGCGCAGATAGAACTGAAAAAGAAGGAAATAGCAGAAGACAAGTTGAATCACTTTTTGTGCGTTTCGAAGGAAATTTACGATACAGAAGTCAGCTATATGGAGTCAATCGAGATCGTTTACAGGTATTTTTACATTCCGTACCGAGCCCAGTTGGAGTTGAGAAATCCGGTTTTGACATACGATGAGATCAACACTATATTTTCCAAGCTGGATCCTATATACACACTTTCCAAAAAACTGGTGTCCGAGTTCCGAACTTGTTTGGAACAATGGCCAAAAAAAACTTTCAGCGAGGTTTTCATCAAATACGCGGACGACATGCTTGTATATTCagattacataattaattttgacagtgtcaccgagctactgagcagacTTCATCAAGATCCAAGATACGTAGAGCTTGAAAATAAATGCATCGAAGTGTCTCAGCAGCTCCTGAATCTGCTCGCTCTGCTCGTCATGCCGGTTCAGAGGATACCTCGATACGTATTGCTTCTGAAACAGCTGATCAGTTACGCCGATGCAGTCTACTTCGATTACAACGCGCTCGTTGAGGCGTTGGAGCGCGTAAATGAGCTTTGCGCAACCATCAACGAGCAGAAACGAAAATTCGACAACAATAAGCGATTGCAGGCTGTTTACGCGCAAATGGGCCCCTCCCAGCAAAGGGTCTCGCAGCTGTTGTCCGACAATGCCAGCATCTACATCACCGAGGAGTTTTTGCAGCTTGAACGAGGGGAAAAAATTTGGACAAAGTGCTTCTTGTTCAATAACATGCTGGTCGTTGCGAGAGCGTCCAAAAACGGCGCGCCACCCCCATACATTTATATAGAGCATTTTATGTTGAAGAACGTTGGTGTCATCTCTAAGAAAAAGCACAGAAGGAGCATTTATATCTGGGACAAAACGGGCACCAATCCTGATTGTGATGCAACTTTACATTTTGAAAGCGAAAGGATCTGCGCGTTGTGGCTCAAAGAGATGCTAGAGACGATCGAGACCCTTTTGCTCCAGGACATGTTGGACGAGGGAATACATATCGAAATCAAAGGTGAAATGTTAAAGCAGAGCTTGGTGATCATTTCTGCTACCTACGGCGACTTAGGCAGAGAAGAATACTGTATCGACGTTACTTTAGCACTTCAGAACTTGGTCAAACAAGAAGGCGGACGTTCACTGACCCTGCCGGCAACATCGAAAGCCAAACTCGCGGGATTTACTGATCCATGTAAAGGTAAAAAAAAGAGTCTCTTAATCGTATATACAACTGGGTCTATGTTACATACAAAAACCTTCCGAGACGACGTGGCCATCAGTATTGTGGTACCAGACGAAGGCGACCGTACATAG
- the LOC126322605 gene encoding uncharacterized protein LOC126322605, with protein MSSHSCHEVDKAHRKSKKNVGSLESLPLQLQNAYDEQSGAFKNINEIRQTFASKGPKDFQKIRILGRGGVGKVYLVRLKNTDKLFAMKVLKQDEMIQKNKVKRVLTEREILATANHPFIVNLYYSFQTRSRLYFVMDYCAGGEFYRTIQTQPNKCLTEDQIRFYAAEVLLALEYLHMMGFIYRDLKPENILLHASGHIRLTDFDLCKASVTPVNVRVIQSMMGNSVALVAEPSLVTNSFVGTEEYLAPEVIKGRGYRASVDWWTFGILLYEMLYGITPFRGVNRYDTFSKIEKSQLKFPDRQHSSVSKECKNLIRKLLLHDPKKRLGSEHGATEIRAHPFFGKITWPLLLNMTPPLVPTLSGPQDTRYFSNRIVDDEKDAEDLEAIDASSLEANHPFKSFTSLNREREAPVKAASKETEMEKKIYKKKSSKQLSSREAESNSKGAAEEPYKRDSKSHKSLSRSHRSKIKSKLEFSNSEEANVGSKCTKDSVIASSGSQDSDCLIDQKSVVLQKPPHKR; from the exons ATGTCTAGCCATAGTTGTCATGAAGTCGACAAGGCCCATAGAAAGTCCAAAAAAAATGTGGGCTCGCTGGAAAGTCTGCCACTTCAACTGCAAAACGCTTATGACGAGCAGAGTGGAGCATTTAAAAATATCAATGAGATTAGACAAACTTTCGCCTCAAAAGGGCCGAAGGACTTTCAGAAGATCCGAATTTTGGGAAGAGGAGGAGTAGGCAAGGTTTATCTAGTTCGACTGAAGAATACAGACAAACTATTCGCGATGAAAGTGCTTAAGCAGGACGAGATGATTCAGAAGAACAAG GTTAAGCGTGTATTAACAGAACGAGAAATCCTGGCAACAGCGAACCACCCTTTCATTGTGAACTTGTATTACTCATTTCAAACTCGGTCGCGACTTTACTTTGTCATGGACTACTGTGCTGGCGGGGAGTTTTATAGGACAATCCAG ACACAACCGAATAAGTGTCTGACAG AGGACCAAATTCGGTTTTATGCGGCAGAAGTCCTACTTGCCTTAGAGTATTTGCACATGATGGGCTTCATCTATCGAGATCTGAAGCCGGAGAACATATTGCTGCACGCGAGTGGACACATACGTTTAACTGATTTCGATTTGTGTAAGGCGTCGGTGACGCCTGTCAATGTGCGCGTAATTCAATCTATGATGGGGAATTCAGTTGCACTCGTGGCCGAGCCATCGCTCGTCACCAATAGCTTTGTCGGCACTGAAGAATATTTAGCACCAGAAGTTATAAAGGGAAGGGGATATAGAGCGTCTGTAGACTGGTGGACATTTGGCATTCTTTTGTACGAAATGTTGTACGGAATTACTCCGTTTCGAGGAGTCAATCGTTATGATACGTTCAGCAAAATCGAAAAGTCACAGCTCAAATTTCCAGACCGTCAGCATTCGAGCGTGTCTAAAGAATGCAAGAACTTGATTAGAAAGTTGCTTCTACATGATCCTAAAAAGAGGCTTGGATCGGAGCATGGCGCGACAGAGATCCGAGCTCACCCGTTTTTTGGCAAAATCACTTGGCCACTACTTCTTAATATGACCCCTCCGTTGGTACCCACACTATCTGGTCCTCAAGACACGCGATACTTCAGCAATCGAATTGTAGATGATGAAAAGGATGCCGAAGATTTGGAGGCTATCGACGCGTCGAGTTTGGAAGCGAATCACCCGTTCAAGTCTTTCACGTCGCTCAATCGTGAGCGAGAAGCCCCTGTCAAGGCGGCATCAAAAgagacagaaatggaaaaaaaaatctacaaaaagaaaagttcaaagcaGCTGTCATCGAGAGAGGCGGAATCGAACTCCAAAGGCGCCGCAGAAGAGCCTTACAAAAGAGATAGCAAATCACATAAGTCCCTATCCCGCAGCCACAGGAGTAAAATCAAGTCGAAGCTTGAATTTAGCAACAGCGAAGAAGCTAATGTTGGAAGCAAATGTACGAAGGACAGCGTCA
- the LOC126322602 gene encoding rac guanine nucleotide exchange factor JJ-like isoform X2: MQFPYYYAPPIENLNVNVTPVVKSEHISRSVLSNPIYSTVNPSYANLGQSYVIQNPQVQPPLLYQAPGPLYSGVAPAPTHVNVAPTPNSLADNVNQNYVICTSVNAPADARPMFAPSGQPVTYQAANPSWPGNSGVSSFLDGCPSQASDPASFCQPAAASYVSNEPTFNSADAYRPVSFIEDTRRPVSPVTVYPRQLSNTSYTKNPDQDRRYPYSTATFRSSRNLDLNGHQYPPRYEDVGSQLGGQNSFRWMDSGRVTSNVPLQRTFSSPPVAVQNQNRPFNFYQSRTDRTQDGASGSTGDASLCPGPSYANLNPAARIPDHLKSEPARAALSHEDGISKQEDPQRRKSPETLRVSQQPSSSSTKSTASQDQSQGKKSAEERDSKPRDVYREVNNAQHNLFMQQMKLEETSQESSRSNRALNQERHASVSGKLSIPQLPDVNNHNIFMRQMEIEKASQSSKSSRAPNRESRSSVAEKSIVSPLSVVNNDELIESWRNDFEIQGNLLKDEKAIEMRQDRLEDRTKLGTPQAKQPLTKEEKTIRFSEQQKRLHGSFYSALIDTAKVVTSNILRITNLVSQFSSQLAVTNSDERMFFNDLLAHLDKTQHTLKTVIQRNVLNINEQVHASISTNINNLTECVRLFISISHKLVTNSDSLDRDLPLYRKPEFIIVMKRATAVHVQTKHLINQLEEIKLFGQGTTDGARVLSVLKSETEAPRVPRETPCTPVRTEEPSKVPSLPPRPVDRALPVPPAPDVGKVDLSRYNSEKIEYLQRVIRRHLVAQIELKKKEIAEDKLNHFLCVSKEIYDTEVSYMESIEIVYRYFYIPYRAQLELRNPVLTYDEINTIFSKLDPIYTLSKKLVSEFRTCLEQWPKKTFSEVFIKYADDMLVYSDYIINFDSVTELLSRLHQDPRYVELENKCIEVSQQLLNLLALLVMPVQRIPRYVLLLKQLISYADAVYFDYNALVEALERVNELCATINEQKRKFDNNKRLQAVYAQMGPSQQRVSQLLSDNASIYITEEFLQLERGEKIWTKCFLFNNMLVVARASKNGAPPPYIYIEHFMLKNVGVISKKKHRRSIYIWDKTGTNPDCDATLHFESERICALWLKEMLETIETLLLQDMLDEGIHIEIKGEMLKQSLVIISATYGDLGREEYCIDVTLALQNLVKQEGGRSLTLPATSKAKLAGFTDPCKGKKKSLLIVYTTGSMLHTKTFRDDVAISIVVPDEGDRT, translated from the exons ATGCAATTCCCGTACTATTATG CGCCCCCCATAGAGAATTTGAACGTAAATGTAACTCCTGTAGTGAAATCAGAACACATTTCCCGATCTGTTCTGTCTAATCCAATATACAGTACTGTCAATCCTAGTTATGCGAACCTTGGTCAATCATACGTTATCCAAAACCCGCAGGTTCAGCCACCTCTGCTGTATCAGGCACCCGGCCCTTTGTATAGCGGCGTTGCGCCGGCACCAACGCATGTCAACGTAGCTCCGACGCCCAACAGCCTGGCGGATAACGTGAATCAGAATTATGTCATATGCACTTCTGTCAATGCTCCCGCTGATGCCAGGCCCATGTTTGCGCCGTCTGGTCAGCCCGTGACGTACCAAGCTGCCAACCCGTCCTGGCCTGGCAATAGCGGTGTTTCGTCGTTTCTCGACGGGTGTCCCTCGCAAGCGTCGGATCCTGCTAGTTTTTGCCAACCGGCTGCAGCGTCTTATGTCTCGAACGAACCGACCTTCAATTCTGCCGACGCCTATAGACCTGTTTCTTTCATTGAGGATACGCGTCGACCTGTGTCGCCCGTGACCGTTTATCCACGCCAGCTCAGTAATACCTCATACACAAAAAATCCTGATCAAGATAGGCGCTATCCGTATTCGACAGCTACGTTTCGGTCCTCGAGAAACTTGGATTTAAATGGTCATCAGTATCCGCCGCGGTATGAAGATGTAGGTTCCCAACTCGGGGGCCAGAATTCGTTTAGATGGATGGATTCTGGTCGCGTGACGAGTAACGTACCTCTCCAGCGCACCTTTTCTAGCCCCCCTGTCGCAGTTCAGAACCAGAACCGACCTTTCAACTTCTACCAAAGCCGCACCGATCGGACGCAAGATGGTGCATCGGGCAGCACAGGTGATGCGAGCCTCTGCCCCGGACCAAGCTATGCGAACCTGAATCCCGCTGCTCGAATTCCGGACCATTTGAAATCAGAGCCGGCTCGAGCTGCACTTTCGCACGAAGATGGTATCTCGAAGCAGGAGGACCCTCAACGCCGAAAGTCACCGGAAACGCTTCGCGTTAGTCAGCAACCCTCCTCATCGTCGACGAAGTCGACTGCTTCACAGGACCAGTCGCAGGGTAAAAAAAGCGCGGAAGAAAGAGATTCGAAACCTCGAGACGTATATCGTGAGGTGAACAACGCGCAACACAATCTATTCATGCAGCAAATGAAACTGGAAGAAACGTCGCAAGAAAGTTCGAGAAGTAACCGAGCGCTGAACCAAGAACGCCACGCATCTGTCTCCGGAAAGTTGAGCATTCCGCAATTGCCTGACGTCAACAATCACAACATATTTATGCGCCAGATGGAGATAGAAAAAGCGTCACAAAGTTCGAAAAGCAGCCGAGCACCAAACCGAGAATCTCGTTCATCTGTCGCCGAGAAATCAATTGTTTCGCCACTGTCTGTTGTCAACAACGACGAATTGATCGAAAGTTGGAGAAATGACTTCGAGATTCAGGGCAATCTGCTTAAAGACGAGAAGGCTATAGAGATGAGACAAGACCGGTTAGAGGATCGAACAAAGTTGGGAACTCCTCAGGCGAAACAGCCTCTCACCAAAGAAGAAAAGACCATCAGGTTTTCAGAACAGCAAAAGCGGCTGCATGGCAGTTTTTACTCGGCACTTATCGACACGGCCAAAGTCGTCACTTCTAACATATTGCGAATAACCAATTTAGTGTCTCAGTTTAGCAGCCAGCTGGCCGTAACTAATTCTGACGAAAGGATGTTCTTCAACGACCTTCTGGCGCACTTGGACAAAACACAGCACACGCTCAAAACAGTAATCCAAAGGAACGTTTTGAACATTAATGAGCAAGTTCACGCCTCTATTTCTACAAACATCAATAACCTAACCGAGTGCGTGAGGTTGTTCATATCCATTTCGCACAAATTGGTAACGAACAGCGACTCCTTGGATCGCGACTTGCCGCTGTACCGAAAGCCAGAGTTTATCATAGTGATGAAGAGGGCGACGGCCGTCCATGTACAGACGAAGCATCTGATCAACCAGCTGGAGGAAATCAAACTCTTCGGACAGGGCACCACCGATGGCGCGAGAGTTCTGTCTGTCCTCAAATCTGAAACGGAAGCGCCCAGGGTACCTCGAGAAACGCCGTGTACTCCAGTGCGGACAGAAGAGCCGTCCAAGGTGCCTTCTTTGCCGCCTAGACCGGTCGACCGGGCGCTTCCCGTGCCGCCTGCACCGGATGTCGGGAAGGTCGACCTGAGTCGCTACAACTCGGAGAAAATCGAGTATTTACAACGAGTTATACGCAGGCATTTGGTTGCGCAGATAGAACTGAAAAAGAAGGAAATAGCAGAAGACAAGTTGAATCACTTTTTGTGCGTTTCGAAGGAAATTTACGATACAGAAGTCAGCTATATGGAGTCAATCGAGATCGTTTACAGGTATTTTTACATTCCGTACCGAGCCCAGTTGGAGTTGAGAAATCCGGTTTTGACATACGATGAGATCAACACTATATTTTCCAAGCTGGATCCTATATACACACTTTCCAAAAAACTGGTGTCCGAGTTCCGAACTTGTTTGGAACAATGGCCAAAAAAAACTTTCAGCGAGGTTTTCATCAAATACGCGGACGACATGCTTGTATATTCagattacataattaattttgacagtgtcaccgagctactgagcagacTTCATCAAGATCCAAGATACGTAGAGCTTGAAAATAAATGCATCGAAGTGTCTCAGCAGCTCCTGAATCTGCTCGCTCTGCTCGTCATGCCGGTTCAGAGGATACCTCGATACGTATTGCTTCTGAAACAGCTGATCAGTTACGCCGATGCAGTCTACTTCGATTACAACGCGCTCGTTGAGGCGTTGGAGCGCGTAAATGAGCTTTGCGCAACCATCAACGAGCAGAAACGAAAATTCGACAACAATAAGCGATTGCAGGCTGTTTACGCGCAAATGGGCCCCTCCCAGCAAAGGGTCTCGCAGCTGTTGTCCGACAATGCCAGCATCTACATCACCGAGGAGTTTTTGCAGCTTGAACGAGGGGAAAAAATTTGGACAAAGTGCTTCTTGTTCAATAACATGCTGGTCGTTGCGAGAGCGTCCAAAAACGGCGCGCCACCCCCATACATTTATATAGAGCATTTTATGTTGAAGAACGTTGGTGTCATCTCTAAGAAAAAGCACAGAAGGAGCATTTATATCTGGGACAAAACGGGCACCAATCCTGATTGTGATGCAACTTTACATTTTGAAAGCGAAAGGATCTGCGCGTTGTGGCTCAAAGAGATGCTAGAGACGATCGAGACCCTTTTGCTCCAGGACATGTTGGACGAGGGAATACATATCGAAATCAAAGGTGAAATGTTAAAGCAGAGCTTGGTGATCATTTCTGCTACCTACGGCGACTTAGGCAGAGAAGAATACTGTATCGACGTTACTTTAGCACTTCAGAACTTGGTCAAACAAGAAGGCGGACGTTCACTGACCCTGCCGGCAACATCGAAAGCCAAACTCGCGGGATTTACTGATCCATGTAAAGGTAAAAAAAAGAGTCTCTTAATCGTATATACAACTGGGTCTATGTTACATACAAAAACCTTCCGAGACGACGTGGCCATCAGTATTGTGGTACCAGACGAAGGCGACCGTACATAG
- the LOC126322603 gene encoding uncharacterized protein LOC126322603, producing MLEVIPFFDRQFVLVVHWGSTGRWLVIEQVAQLVFGWSEERLRYKLLYDSMSESRACKIVRVSEKQFLRRLVKLGAVGDSREWTHLVHLQSMSAFLKNFAKRSRFTLFYDILTQLQWKSNPLKKRTLSPMSKKYVASLQTWKCAHCQEPLPSRFEVDHLIPWSEGGTDDLDNLQALCPNCHAHKTELDRQVIKHENWFSTPDKISKMTSPTYRVSPSFCHKPAPPPLISPLRSQSTALNPVGSENGDTACRSPRQALSPVSANAHRSIPISHSKTLPFYALSGSESKFNNSDPFVMMTPIRNPISGTCSTRPYGDSSAVTPATSKKSCYFPLNSWSDQKSNYVDDLQKKQSLSRQSKKSYSAY from the exons ATGCTAGAAGTTATTCCTTTTTTCGACCGTCAATTTGTTCTCGTAGTACATTGGGGATCTACGGGAAGATGGCTGGTAATCGAGCAGGTGGCTCAACTCGTTTTTGGCTGGTCAGAAGAACGGCTGCGCTACAAACTTCTCTATGACTCCATGTCCGAGTCACGTGCATGCAAGATTGTCAGGGTCAGCGAAAAACAGTTTCTTAGAAGGCTTGTGAAGCTGGGTGCCGTCGGAGACTCGCGCGAATGGACTCACTTAGTTCACTTGCAAAGCATGAGTGCATTTCTGAAAAATTTTGCAAAACGCTCCAGATTCACTCTCTTTTATGACATCCTTACTCAGTTACAGTGGAAAAG CAATCCACTCAAAAAGCGCACTCTGTCCCCCATGAGCAAAAAATACGTCGCTTCATTGCAAACTTGGAAGTGCGCCCATTGTCAAGAACCCCTCCCTTCAAG GTTTGAAGTCGATCATCTGATCCCCTGGTCCGAAGGCGGAACGGATGATCTGGACAATCTACAGGCGCTCTGTCCAAATTGCCATGCACACAAAACGGAACTAGATAGACAAGTGATCAAGCACGAAAACTGGTTTTCTACTCCGGACAAAATTTCGAAAATGACTTCGCCCACGTACAGAGTATCTCCCAGTTTTTGTCACAAACCTGCGCCGCCACCTCTGATATCCCCTTTGCGTAGCCAATCTACAGCGTTAAATCCTGTGGGCTCTGAAAATGGCGACACCGCCTGTCGTTCGCCGCGACAGGCGTTATCTCCTGTGAGCGCGAACGCCCATCGCTCGATACCTATTTCACACAGTAAGACCCTCCCCTTCTACGCTCTTAGTGGTTCTGAGTCGAAATT CAACAACTCCGACCCCTTCGTTATGATGACTCCCATTCGAAATCCTATCTCCGGTACATGCTCTACTCGACCATACGGGGACTCAAGTGCAGTCACGCCCGCCACCTCCAAGAAAAGCTGCTACTTCCCACTCAATTCCTGGAGCGATCAAAAGAGTAACTACGTAGACGATCTGCAAAAAAAACAGTCGCTCTCAAGACAGTCTAAAAAGTCCTACAGTGCTTACTAA